CCCGTCGGCCACGTCGGGCTGGGCGACGTCGGCGGCCTGAGCGGCCTCGGCCTTGGCCGCGAGCTCGGCCGCCACCCGGGCCTCCTCCGCCGCCTGTGCCTCGGCCAACTGCCGGGCGGCCTCGACCTCCTCTTCCAGGACGGCGGCGAGGCGGCCGACGAGCGGCGAGTGGACGACGACACGGGGGCGCAGCCTGGTGCGGGCGAACTCGTCCACCGGCTGATCGGCCACCAGCCGCCCCGATTCCAGGGTGAGCACCTGGTCCGCGAGGCGGATCACACCCTCGGCGTCCTCGGTGGCGACGAGGACGGCGCCGCCCTGGGAGGCGAATTGACGCAGCAGCCTGTACAGCCAGGCGGTCTCCCGGGCCGACAGGCCCCGCGCGGGCTCGTCGAGGACCAGGGTGTGCGGGTCCCCCAGCAGCGCGGTGGCGATCCCGAGACGACGCTCCGCCCCGGTCGACAGATCACCGAGACGCTCGTCCGCCAGATCGGTGAGGCCGACCACATCGAGCACGACATCGGCGCGTGCGGCAGCTACCCCGGCCGCGGCACCGAGCATCCTCAGATGCCCCCGCACGGTGCGGCCAGGGTGGCCCGGGACGTCCTCGAGGAGAACGCCGATCTCATGAGCCGGGCGCCGGATGCGGTGCAGGGGGCGGCCCCGGAAGAAGGCGGAGCCATGGCCCCGGTCGAGCTGTAGCAGAAGCCGCAGCGCGGTGGTCTTGCCCGCGCCGGGGCCGCCGAGCAGTGCGGTGACCCGGCCCGCCGGGGCCTCGAAGGTGAGGTCGTCGACAACGGGCGGATGGTTGCGGCGGGGGGTGCTGGTCAGTCCGGTGGCCTGGATCATGGCTTCTCCCGCGGGGCATGGAACCGCTCGATGGCACGTGGGGACTGGTGGCGTACCGGAGAACGTTAACCCGCTATGTCCTATTTCGTCAGGACATAGCACTCCCGGGGAGTCGTCGTGTCATGGCCCGTCACACCTCGGGGCGAAGCATGGGCGGATTGAGCAGCGTCGCCCCTCCGGCCCGGAACAGCTGGGCCGGACGGCCGCCCTGACGGGTCGTCGTACCGCCGGTGGGCACCAGGAAGCCCGGGGTGCCGGTGACCTTGCGGTGGAAGTTCCGTGGGTCCAGGGCCACGCCCCACACCGCCTCGTACACCCGGCGCAGCTCGCCGACCGTGAACTCCTGCGGACAGAAGGCGGTGGCCAGCGAGGAGTACTCGATCTTGGAGCGGGCGCGCTCGACCCCATCCGCGAGGATGCGGGCATGGTCGAAGGCGAGCGGGGCGGCCAGATCACTGTCGCGCGCGAAGGCCCCCTCCTGGTCGAGCAGCGACTCGACCGGCGCCCAGCGCACCGTGTGCGCGTCGCCCCCGGCCCGGGGCGCGGGCAGATCGGGCGCCAGCGCGAGATGCGCCACGCTGACCACGCGCATCCGGGGGTCCCGCTTCGGATCGCCGTACGTGGCGAGCTGCTCAAGATGGGCCGCGTTCGGCGGGACCGGAAGCGTGGGGTCATGGGCGAGCAGCCCGGTTTCCTCGGCCAACTCCCTGGCAGCGGCGACGGCGAGATCCTCATCGGGCCGCACGAAACCGCCGGGCAGCGCCCACCGACCCTTGAAAGGCGGCTCCCCGCGACGAACGGCCAACGCACACAGCGAATGCCGCCGCACGGTGAGCACGACCAGATCAACGGTGACGGCGAATGCCGGAAAGGCCGACGGGTCGTAGGGCATGACGCGATCATAGTCGTCTGCCTGACGATAATCAGGCCCTTGAGCATGATCACCGATGTTCGTGAAATCGCTCTCTCAAGCGCTCGCCTGCACGAATCCCACACCCCCTTCCGATTCCCCGACCCGCCCCACACGGGCGAACCGCCACCCCGCAACCCACCATCCACCCCGGACCGCCACGCCTCGGCCCAGCTCTCTCGTCGCCCCCTGTCCACCCGGCCGCCGAGCCTCGGCACGCCTCCTGCCGCCCAAAGGCCGCCCCTGGCATCCGGACCTCAGCACACCCGCCTGCCGCCCCCGGGCCCCGTGTCATAGGCCTGAGCCGTCCAGCGGACCGGCACCCCGAGAGCGACCCCGCAGCCGCTCCTGCCCCCGCCCCAGGACTCCCCCGGTCCGTCCGGGTCAGCGGCGGCTGCGCGTGCCCCGGCCGCCGGTGCGGCGTCGGGTGCGCGGCCGCCCTTCCGGGCGGCGCCTGCCACCGGGGGCGCTCGTCCCTGCCGGGCCGCTCCTGCCGCCCGGGGCCGCCGTCCCGCTCCGCCGCTCCCGCGCCGACTGCCGCTCCATCTGGCCTTCCACCTCCCCCGAGTCCTCCAACCCCTCCGCTTCCTCCGACTCCTCCGCTTCCGCGCGGGCGACCGACTCGGCAGGCTCAGCCGACTCGGCCGGTCCGGCCGTTTCCACGACCGCTTCGGCCGGGGTTCCGGCCGCCCCCTGCGCTTCGGCGGCAGCCAAGCCGCCGAGCCGCTCCAGCTCCGCGTGCACCGCGGCGTGTACAGCACGGTCGGCGCGGTCGGCCGGGTCGTAGCGCTCGGAGTCCTCCCGGCGCAGGCATTGGCGCAGCAGCTTCGGATGGACTCCCTCATTGCACGCCTGGTGCAACAACCTCGCGAAGAGGTAGTCCGGATCGACCCGCAGGGCACGGCCGAGCGCCACCCGTGCCATGAGCTCATCCCCCGCCGACCAGGCGACCCACCCCGCCAGGGTGAGCGGCGCCGCCGCATGCTCCCCATAGGAGCCGACACAGCGACGGGCCAGCGCGCGCCACAGCCGCAGCGCCGCGTCGGCGTCCGCTTCCTCCATCCATCCGGCCACCCGATCCCGGGTCCGCCGGTCCTGCAACCCGATGATCATCACCGCCGCCTCCTGGTCGTCGAGCAGACCGTCATCGCGGAGATCGGCCGCGCAGACGTCGGCCACCGGCGGCGCGGCCTGGAACGTGTCCAGCATCCGGCCCACCAGACCGAGGGTCTGCGCACGCACGGTCGCGGAGCCGGCGCCATCCAGAATCCTCGGCACAAGATCGGCTCCGGCCGCGTCCAGCGCCCGCTCCTGAATATCGGCCCGAGGCGCCCCGAGCGGGGCGAGCCTGACCTCCATCTCGCTCAGCGAGCCGCGCACCTGGACCCCCGCGTACGTCGCCGCCGCGGCCATGACCGAGGTGCCGGGCAGAGCGAGCGGAACGCCTTCCGGCGGACAGCAGCGCCGGTCGGGGCAGACATACGACCAGAACCGGCCGCCGGAGATGCACAGCGCCTCGAACACCGGCACCTCCAACCCGCCGCACGCGATGCGCAGCCGCTGGGCGAGGGGCCGCAGCCGCTCCATCGCCTCCTGCGCGGACTCACCCTCGGCCGGCTCCTGGCACAGGAACAGAACGACCCCGTCCGGCCGCACACCACGCCGCTCACTGCCGCTGATCAAGCATTCGGCGAGCTGATCGCAGACCTCCGGCCACTCCTCCGGAACTCGGGGAATGCCGAGCCTGAGCCTGCCGCCGAACCGGCCGCGGGTGCCGTGCAGCGCGATCATCACGATGCTGTCGTCCGGCTGGAAGCCCAGGACATAGGGCAGGGCATCGGCGAGCTCCGCCGGACTGCGGAGAGTGACCTGCTCTTCGCCGGGCAGACCGGCCGCTTCGTTGTGTCGAGTCATGGCCCGACGGTCCCTCAGCCCCGACGGTCCCGCCACCCCTGTGGATAACGTTATCCACAGGCTGCCGGGGGCGTTGGCGCGATGTCGGCGGGATCGGGTTGCATGGGGGGCATGAGCGACGAAAACCTGCGCCTCTCGGCCGACCGCGTCCTGGCCCGCCTCGTCGGGGACACCACCGGCTCCGCCCGGCTCCGGGAGGATCAATGGCGGGCGATCGAGGCGCTGGTCGCCGAGCGTCGCCGGGCGCTGGTCGTCCAGCGCACCGGCTGGGGCAAGTCGGCGGTGTATTTCGTCGCCACCGCGCTGCTGCGCGAGCGCGGCAGCGGTCCCACCGTGATCGTCTCCCCGCTCCTCGCGCTGATGCGCAACCAGGTCGAGGCCGCCGCGCGCGCCGGTATCCAGGCCCGCACGATCAATTCCGCGAACACCGAGGAGTGGGACACCATCCAGGCGGAGGTGGCCGCGGGTGAGGTGGATGTGCTGCTGGTGAGCCCGGAGCGGCTCAACAACCCCGACTTCCGCGACCAGGTGCTGCCCCAGCTCGCCGCCGCCACCGGCCTGCTGGTCGTCGACGAGGCACACTGCATCTCCGACTGGGGCCATGACTTCCGGCCCGACTACCGCAGGCTGCGCACCATGCTCGCCGATCTTCCCCAGGGCGTGCCCGTGCTCGCCACCACCGCGACCGCGAACGCGCGGGTCACCGCCGATGTGGCCGAGCAGCTGGGCACGGGCGAAGGAACCGGGCGGGCGCTGGTGCTGCGCGGCCCGCTGGACCGGGAGAGCCTGCGGCTGGGCGTGCTGCCGCTGCCGGACGCCGCGCATCGGCTCGCCTGGCTCGCCGACCACCTCGATGAGCTGCCGGGCTCCGGGATCATCTACACCCTCACCGTGGCCGCTGCCGAGGAGGTGACCGCGTTCCTGCGGCAGCGCGGTCACACCGTCGCCTCCTACACCGGCAAGACGGAGAACGCGGATCGCCAGCAGGCCGAGGAGGACCTGCTGGCCAACCGGGTCAAGGCGCTGGTCGCCACCTCAGCGCTGGGCATGGGCTTCGACAAGCCGGACCTCGGCTTCGTGGTCCATCTCGGTTCGCCGTCCTCCCCCATCGCCTACTACCAGCAGGTCGGGCGCGCCGGGCGCGGTGTGGAGCACGCCGAGGTGCTGCTCCTGCCCGGCCGCGAGGACGAGGCGATCTGGCGGTATTTCGCCTCGCTCGCCTTCCCGCCCGAGGAGCAGGTGCGCCGCACGCTCGACGTGCTCGCGTCGTCGGACCGGCCGGTGTCGCTGCCCGCGCTCGAGCCCCAGGTCGAGCTGCGGCGGTCGCGTCTGGAGATCATGCTCAAGGTGCTCGACGTGGACGGCGCGGTGCGGCGGGTGCGCGGCGGCTGGACCGCCACCGGGCAGCCCTGGGCGTATGACGCGGAGCGGTATGCGTGGGTGGCACGCCAGCGGGAGACCGAGCAGCAGGCCATGCGGGACTACGCCACGACGGCCGACTGCCGGATGGAGTTCCTGCGGCGACAGCTGGACGACGAGAAGGCGGCGCCCTGTGGCCGCTGTGACAACTGCGCGGGGGCGCGGTTCACCACCGAGGTGTCCGCCGCCTCGCTGGACGCGGCGCGCGGTGAGCTGGGGCGGCCCGGTGTCGAGGTGGAGCCGCGCCGTATGTGGCCGACCGGGCTGCCCGCGGTGGGCGTCGATCTCAAGGGCCGCATTCCGGCGGGTGAGCAGGCCGCTCCGGGCCGGGCCCTGGGCCGTCTGTCCGACATCGGCTGGGGAAACCGGCTGCGGCCGCTGCTGGCCCCGCAGAGCCCGGACGCCCCGGTGCCCGACGATGTGGCCGGTGCGGTGGTGACGGTGCTCGCCGACTGGGCCAAGGGCCCCGGCGGCTGGGCCTCGGGCGCGCCGGACGCCCCGGACCGCCCGGTGGGCGTGGTCACCCTCGCCTCCCGCACCCGCCCGCAGTTGATCCAGTCACTCGGCGAACGGATCGCCACGGTCGGCCGGTTGCCCCTGCTCGGGAGCGTCGCGTACCACGGCGGCGAGATCGACACCCGGGTGCCGCGCACCAACAGCGCCCAGCGGCTGCGGGCGCTGCACGGCGCGCTGACCGTGCCGCCCCCGCTGGCGGCGGCCCTCGCCGAGGCGGGTGGACCGGTGCTGCTGGTGGACGATCTGGCGGACACCGGCTGGACTCTGGCCGTCGCCTCCCGGCTGCTCCGCCGGGCCGGGGCGGCCGGGGTGTTTCCGCTGGTCCTGGCCGTGCAGGGGTAGGGACGGCCAGGGCCGCGGCGAGGCGCGAACCGGCCAGGAATATAGAACGCACATCCACGTAAAACGGTCAGTGGTGCCGACTGTGCATTGCCGCACGCGGGCGCTGCCGCGAGAATTGTCAGCAGCTCCCCCGCCCCCGGTCCGGCCGTGGCACCGACGGGGCTGTGTCGTGGCCCGCGCCCGTGCCCGACCCTTCGCACGGACCGTGGGCGCAGACGAAGGGAGGACCGTGACCTTCGGCTTCGTTCCGCCACCGTCCGCCGATTCCGCTTCCCGAGTCGGCCGGATGCTCCAGCCCGCCGAGTGGGCGGCAGCGGGAATCCCGTTGCTGCGCAATCCGCGCGAGGTGGTCACCGGACTGCACATCCGCCATCTGCCGACGCCCTCGACCGCCGTCGTCGCGGTCCTCGATCCGGAGGAACGGCTCACGGCGAGCGCCTCGTTCGTCCGCCGCGGCGCCGCCGCCGTCGACGGCTGGGACTTCCGGAACGCGCTGCTGGCGCAGTTGCGCCGGGTGATCCCGCACGATCTGCGCCGCCGCACACCGATCCGCACCGCCGTGCTCCTCTACTGCCGCGAGGGCGAGAGCCGGTGGACGGAGGAGGACGGCGCCTGGATGTGGGGGCTGCGCGACGCCTGCACCCTGCACGGCCTGCGCTGCGGTGCGTACATCACGCTGACCCACGACGGATGGCGGGTCCTCGGCGAGGGGCGGGGCGGCCGCCGGCCGCACTCCACTTCGCTGCCGGCCGAGCTGGGCGTGGCCGTCGAGGGCGACGGCGACGCCAAGGCGCTGCCGCGGCCCCACCTCGGAGGGCGGCGCAAGGCGCTGAGCCACTCCGCCGCCGTCTGACCGGTCGCGGGCCGCGCGGCCACCGGCCGTCCGGGCGCCGGACAGCTCCGCCACGTGGGGCAGAGACTGCCGGACACCGGGCGTTCGGGGACGTGCGGCCTCAGGCGCCCGGACCGATGAGGGTGTTGATGCGCTCCGGATCGCCGCAGACGATCAGCAGCGTCCCGGCCCGGCCCATCGCCTCGGGCAGCGCGCGGGCCACCGCATCGTTCGCACCACCGTTGACGGCGACGACCACGACCGGACGGCCCTTGAGGCGGTCGGCATCCGCGCCGGCGTAGAAGACATCGTCTCCGGCGTCGTGCTGCGCCCAGTAGGACGCCTCGCCGAAGGACAACTCATGTGCCGCCCACGGATGCTGCTCCCCGGTGGTCAGCACCAGGATGTCACCAGGGGCTCGGCCGGAATCCAGCAGCAGGTCGACCGCCTCGTCCGCCGCGTCCAGGGCGCCGTCCACCGTGGCGGGGATCAGCTGGATCTGGGGCGTGGCCTTTGTGGCGGTGGGTGCGGCCTTGGCAGCCGAAGCCGCCGGGGCGGTCGGCACGGGCTTCGTCGCATCGCTCGTGGTGCGCTGCGACTGGGCCGACGAGGTTCCGGCGGAGCCACGGTTGGGACCGGGGCTTCCTGGCCGCCGCGGTGCGGGCCGGGGGCCGGGACCAGGGACAGGACGAGGGGTCGGCGCGGTGCGGCCTGCGGCCGGTGTCGCGCGGGGACCCGGGACACTCTCGTGAATCTGAGGCTCCTCGGGGATGAGAGGCATGGGCTGATGTCTATCAAACGTCGGTGCGAGTCGCATCGGCGGGTGGCGGTTTTGACCGCTTGGTCTGCTCAGAAGTCGAAGCCGAGTTGGCCTTCGTCCTCCAGCCCGACCGGTTCGGATGTGCTGCGGAACCGCTTCAGGTGCCGCCAGCGGGGCAGCCCGTCCATATAGGCCCAGGACAGCCGGTGGTGGGGCGTGGGCCCCAGTTCCCGCAGGGCGGCGCGGTGCGTGGGGGACGGATATCCGGCGTTGTCCCCGAAGCAGAAGTCCGTGTGCTCGGCTCCCAGTTCGGCCATCATCGCATCCCGGCGGACCTTGGCGATCACCGAGGCGGCGGCGACGGACACACAGGACTGATCGCCCTTGATGACCGTACGAACCGTCCAGGGACCGCCGAGGTAGTCGTACTTCCCGTCCAGGATGACCGCGTCCGGCCGGACCGGCAGCGCGTCCAGCGCACGCGTGGCGGCGAGCCGGAGGGCGGCCGTCATCCCCAGGTCGTCGATCTCCTCGGGAGAGGAGTGACCCAGGGCGTGCGCGGTGACCCACGAGTCCAACTCCAGGGCCAGGGCCGTGCGCTTCTTGGGACTCAGCAGCTTGGAGTCGGTGAGCCCGGTCGGCGGACGGCGCAGACCGGTGACCGCCGCGCAGACCGTCACCGGACCGGCCCATGCCCCGCGCCCGACTTCGTCGATACCGACGACGATCTTGGCTCCCGTCGTGGCTCGGAGCGAGCGCTCGACACTGTGGGTGGGCGGTTCATAGGCCATGGCGAGGACAACCTTACGCCGCTCTTACCTGCGTTCGGAACCCGGTTCCCCAGCAGTGATCATCGACCGCCGCCGGCGGTTGCCACCCTGGTGGATCCGGGGGCCGTTTCCGCCCAACACGACGCGGCGCACGGCTGGTTCGACGGGTGGGGCAAACCGGACGGCGCACCGCAGCGCGCCCACGCCGAAGGTCAGTCGGCGCCCGCGCGCCCCGGCCGCCCATCGCCGGTGCCCGGGGCCCACTCCGGCAGCGCCTCGGTGCGGTCCAGCCAGTCGGCCGGCGGCGCACCGGCGGCCTCGGACGCGACCACTCCCCCGACGATGGCGCAGGTGGTGTCCACGTCTCCGCCGGCCGAGGCCGTCCTCCAGAACGCCTCCTCGAAGGAGCCCAGGTGGCGAGCGGCCGCCCACAGGGCGAACGGCACGGTGTCATGGGCGCTGGTGCGGCGGCCACAGCCGAGCACCGCGGCGACGGTCCCGGCGTCCGCGTAGTCGAGCATGTCGCGGGCGCGGCGCAGCCCCGCCTGGACGGCGCTGCGCGGCACCACCTCGACCACCCGGTCCAGCAGTTCCCCGGGCCCGCCATGGCCCGCCGGATCGGCCACCAGTGCCGCGGCCGCGGCCACCGCCATGGCGCCCGCCACCGCCTCGCGATGCTGATGCGTGGTGCACGCCGAGATCTCCGCCTGATGCGTGGCCTGCTCCACATCGCCCGCGTACCAGGCGCCCAGCGGGGCGATCCGCATGGCGGCGCCGTTGCCCCACGAGCCCTGCCCCTGGAACAGCCCGGCGGCCAGGTCGCGCCAGTCGCCGCCCTCCCTGATCAGGCGGAGCATCCGGTTCACGGCGGGGCCGTAGCCCCGGTCGAAATCGTGGTGGTCGGCGAAGGACCGGGCGAGATCGTCCTGGTCGATCCGGCCGTGGGTCACCAGGGCGGCCAGGATCGAGCAGGCCATCTCGGTGTCGTCAGTCCACTGCCAGGGGGTGGGCGGCAGCGCGCGGCGCTTGAGGTAGGGATAGTTGGCGGGGACGAAGAACTGGGAGCCGAGGGCGTCGCCCACGGCCAGCCCGCGCAGGCTCCGCAGAGCCCGGTGGAAACGGTCAGCGGTCATCGTTGCGCACTCTAACCGGTGTGGCCGTAGGGCTTGGGGGCGCACCAGCGCTCAAAGGGCCGGTCGAGGTGGTAGCGGCCGTCGGAGCCGAGCAGCAGGGTCCGCATCTCGCCGTTGCCGGGGTTCGACAGCGACTCGAATTCGGCGACGCTCCAGTGCAGCCACCGCATGCAGAACAGCCGCATGGTCATCCCATGGGTCACCAGCAGGACGTTCGGCGGGTGTGCCGGGTCCTGGAAACTGCGCCACAGGCTCTCCAGGAAGGCGTCCACCCGGTCGTAGACGTCGGCGCCCGACTCACCCTGAGCGAACCGGTAGAAGAAGTGCCCGTAGGCATTGCGGTACGCCTTCTGCTTCCGCACGTCCTCGCGGTCCTGCCAGTTCCCCCAGTCCTGCTCCCGCAGCCGCGGCTCCTCCCTGACCCGGGTGCGGGAGGGGTCGAGATCGAGCAGCTTCAGGGTCTGATGGGTGCGACGGTACGGCGACACATAGATCGACACGCGCTCGTCGCCGAAGGTGTCGCGCAGTCGCTCACCCGCCTCCTCCGCCTGCCTGCGCCCGGTCTCGGTCAGTCTCAGAGCATGGTCGGGCACCCTTTCGTACACCGAGTCGTCGACGTTCCCCTCCGATTCTCCGTGCCGTAGGAGGACGATGCGCCGGGGTCGTGCCATGGCGCCACCCTAGATCGAGGCCGTGGCCGGCGCCTCGCCGCCCTCCTCGGCCATGGGCCGACCTCCTCGTATCTCGCGGCGGCGCCCAGTGAAGCGGCTGCGCAACAGCCGGTCGTGCGAGACCACCACCAGCGCCCCGGTCCACTGGGCCAGCGCCTCCTCCAGCTCCTCCACCAGGCCGAGGGCGAGATGGTTGGTCGGCTCGTCGAGCAGCAGCAGATCGGCGGGGCGGGCCAGCAACCTGGCGAGCGCCAGCCGGCGGCGCTGGCCCGCGGAGAGCGACCCCACCGGGACGTGGAGGGCATCCGGGCGGAACAGCCCGTACGACAGCAGCAGGTCGGTCTGCTCCTCCGGTGTCCCCGGCAGCCCACGGCCGAAGGCCGACAGCAGCCGCTCCCGGGGCCGGGCAACGGGTATCTCCTGGGCGAGATAGCCGATCCTGCCCCGGCGGGCCACCCGGCCCGCCTCCGGTTTCTCCACCCCGGCCATGACCCGCAGCAACGTGGATTTGCCCGCGCCGTTGGCACCGTGGACGAGCAGTCTCTCTCCGGCCGCCACCGTGAGCCGGTCGACCGCCAGCCGCTCCCCCACGCGGACATCGTGAAGGTCGACGAGCAGACCGTCCGCCGAGCCCGCGGCGGGGAGTGCCGAGAACCGCAGCGGCTCCGGCGGGCGCGGCACCGGGTCCTCCTGGAGTCTGCGCAGCCTCTCGCGTGCGTTCCGCACCCTGCTGGAGACCGAGGACTGCACACGTCCCCGGTCCCGGTCGTAGGCCAGCTTGTTGCCGTCCTTCATGCCGCGCCCCGGGGCCACCCGCCGGGCGACGGTGGTGGCGGCCTCGGCGAGCGCGGCCGTCTCCGCGCACCACTCCTCGTACGCCTGCTCCCAGCGGCGGCGCGTGGCGGTCTGCTCGGCGACGAATCCGCCGTACCCCCCGCCGTACCGGACCAGGGTGCGCCGGTCGGCGTCCACCTCGACGATCGCGGTCGCCACCCGCTCCAGGAAGACCCGGTCGTGGGAGACGGCGACGACGGTGCCCCGATGCGCCCGGAGCGCCTCCTCCAGCCAGCCGAGCGCCGCGCCGTCGAGGTGGTTCGTCGGCTCGTCCAGCAGCATCACCTCGGGGGCGGCCGCGATCAGGCAGGCGAGCCCGAGCCGGGCCTGCTCACCGCCCGACAGACTGCCGAGCCGCCGCTCGTACCCGATGCCGCCGAGCCCCAGGCCGTGCAGGGCCTTCTCCACCCGGGCATCCGCCTCATAGCCACCGCGGGCCTCGAACGCGGTGAGCAGATCGCCATAAGCGGCGAGCACATCGGGGGTACCGTCGGCGAGATCCGCCTCCAACTCGCGCAGCCCGCGCTCCATGGCGCGCACCTCGGCGAGGGCGGTGTCCACCGCGTCACGCACCGTGCGATCCGGCGGCAGCTCGGGCGTCTGGCCGAGGTGGCCGACGCCGCCTTCGGCCACTGTCACCACGGCGCCGTCGTCCGGCGACTCGCGCCCGGTCAGCAGCCGCAGCAAGGTGGACTTACCGGCCCCGTTCTCCCCCACGACGCCGATCCGCTCCCCGGGCCGCACCGCGAAGGACACGTCGTCGAGCAGCAGCCGGTCACCCCGGGACAGCGTGACGCCTCGCAGCGAGATCTGAGTGGGCAAGGGCGCACCTCCGA
This genomic interval from Streptomyces asiaticus contains the following:
- the abc-f gene encoding ribosomal protection-like ABC-F family protein — encoded protein: MPTQISLRGVTLSRGDRLLLDDVSFAVRPGERIGVVGENGAGKSTLLRLLTGRESPDDGAVVTVAEGGVGHLGQTPELPPDRTVRDAVDTALAEVRAMERGLRELEADLADGTPDVLAAYGDLLTAFEARGGYEADARVEKALHGLGLGGIGYERRLGSLSGGEQARLGLACLIAAAPEVMLLDEPTNHLDGAALGWLEEALRAHRGTVVAVSHDRVFLERVATAIVEVDADRRTLVRYGGGYGGFVAEQTATRRRWEQAYEEWCAETAALAEAATTVARRVAPGRGMKDGNKLAYDRDRGRVQSSVSSRVRNARERLRRLQEDPVPRPPEPLRFSALPAAGSADGLLVDLHDVRVGERLAVDRLTVAAGERLLVHGANGAGKSTLLRVMAGVEKPEAGRVARRGRIGYLAQEIPVARPRERLLSAFGRGLPGTPEEQTDLLLSYGLFRPDALHVPVGSLSAGQRRRLALARLLARPADLLLLDEPTNHLALGLVEELEEALAQWTGALVVVSHDRLLRSRFTGRRREIRGGRPMAEEGGEAPATASI
- a CDS encoding RecQ family ATP-dependent DNA helicase; protein product: MSDENLRLSADRVLARLVGDTTGSARLREDQWRAIEALVAERRRALVVQRTGWGKSAVYFVATALLRERGSGPTVIVSPLLALMRNQVEAAARAGIQARTINSANTEEWDTIQAEVAAGEVDVLLVSPERLNNPDFRDQVLPQLAAATGLLVVDEAHCISDWGHDFRPDYRRLRTMLADLPQGVPVLATTATANARVTADVAEQLGTGEGTGRALVLRGPLDRESLRLGVLPLPDAAHRLAWLADHLDELPGSGIIYTLTVAAAEEVTAFLRQRGHTVASYTGKTENADRQQAEEDLLANRVKALVATSALGMGFDKPDLGFVVHLGSPSSPIAYYQQVGRAGRGVEHAEVLLLPGREDEAIWRYFASLAFPPEEQVRRTLDVLASSDRPVSLPALEPQVELRRSRLEIMLKVLDVDGAVRRVRGGWTATGQPWAYDAERYAWVARQRETEQQAMRDYATTADCRMEFLRRQLDDEKAAPCGRCDNCAGARFTTEVSAASLDAARGELGRPGVEVEPRRMWPTGLPAVGVDLKGRIPAGEQAAPGRALGRLSDIGWGNRLRPLLAPQSPDAPVPDDVAGAVVTVLADWAKGPGGWASGAPDAPDRPVGVVTLASRTRPQLIQSLGERIATVGRLPLLGSVAYHGGEIDTRVPRTNSAQRLRALHGALTVPPPLAAALAEAGGPVLLVDDLADTGWTLAVASRLLRRAGAAGVFPLVLAVQG
- a CDS encoding ADP-ribosylglycohydrolase family protein; translation: MTADRFHRALRSLRGLAVGDALGSQFFVPANYPYLKRRALPPTPWQWTDDTEMACSILAALVTHGRIDQDDLARSFADHHDFDRGYGPAVNRMLRLIREGGDWRDLAAGLFQGQGSWGNGAAMRIAPLGAWYAGDVEQATHQAEISACTTHQHREAVAGAMAVAAAAALVADPAGHGGPGELLDRVVEVVPRSAVQAGLRRARDMLDYADAGTVAAVLGCGRRTSAHDTVPFALWAAARHLGSFEEAFWRTASAGGDVDTTCAIVGGVVASEAAGAPPADWLDRTEALPEWAPGTGDGRPGRAGAD
- a CDS encoding NUDIX hydrolase, with amino-acid sequence MPYDPSAFPAFAVTVDLVVLTVRRHSLCALAVRRGEPPFKGRWALPGGFVRPDEDLAVAAARELAEETGLLAHDPTLPVPPNAAHLEQLATYGDPKRDPRMRVVSVAHLALAPDLPAPRAGGDAHTVRWAPVESLLDQEGAFARDSDLAAPLAFDHARILADGVERARSKIEYSSLATAFCPQEFTVGELRRVYEAVWGVALDPRNFHRKVTGTPGFLVPTGGTTTRQGGRPAQLFRAGGATLLNPPMLRPEV
- a CDS encoding ribonuclease HII produces the protein MAYEPPTHSVERSLRATTGAKIVVGIDEVGRGAWAGPVTVCAAVTGLRRPPTGLTDSKLLSPKKRTALALELDSWVTAHALGHSSPEEIDDLGMTAALRLAATRALDALPVRPDAVILDGKYDYLGGPWTVRTVIKGDQSCVSVAAASVIAKVRRDAMMAELGAEHTDFCFGDNAGYPSPTHRAALRELGPTPHHRLSWAYMDGLPRWRHLKRFRSTSEPVGLEDEGQLGFDF
- a CDS encoding histidine phosphatase family protein, coding for MARPRRIVLLRHGESEGNVDDSVYERVPDHALRLTETGRRQAEEAGERLRDTFGDERVSIYVSPYRRTHQTLKLLDLDPSRTRVREEPRLREQDWGNWQDREDVRKQKAYRNAYGHFFYRFAQGESGADVYDRVDAFLESLWRSFQDPAHPPNVLLVTHGMTMRLFCMRWLHWSVAEFESLSNPGNGEMRTLLLGSDGRYHLDRPFERWCAPKPYGHTG
- a CDS encoding DUF4192 domain-containing protein, with translation MTRHNEAAGLPGEEQVTLRSPAELADALPYVLGFQPDDSIVMIALHGTRGRFGGRLRLGIPRVPEEWPEVCDQLAECLISGSERRGVRPDGVVLFLCQEPAEGESAQEAMERLRPLAQRLRIACGGLEVPVFEALCISGGRFWSYVCPDRRCCPPEGVPLALPGTSVMAAAATYAGVQVRGSLSEMEVRLAPLGAPRADIQERALDAAGADLVPRILDGAGSATVRAQTLGLVGRMLDTFQAAPPVADVCAADLRDDGLLDDQEAAVMIIGLQDRRTRDRVAGWMEEADADAALRLWRALARRCVGSYGEHAAAPLTLAGWVAWSAGDELMARVALGRALRVDPDYLFARLLHQACNEGVHPKLLRQCLRREDSERYDPADRADRAVHAAVHAELERLGGLAAAEAQGAAGTPAEAVVETAGPAESAEPAESVARAEAEESEEAEGLEDSGEVEGQMERQSARERRSGTAAPGGRSGPAGTSAPGGRRRPEGRPRTRRRTGGRGTRSRR